One genomic window of Quercus robur chromosome 6, dhQueRobu3.1, whole genome shotgun sequence includes the following:
- the LOC126689214 gene encoding putative pentatricopeptide repeat-containing protein At5g08490 — MIHLDFRTWSTIIRNYCVESRHNEALSIFLQNVRCSSGYKPDHQVFAAILKSCTALLAIKLGKVLHGHVVKQGHLSCHSVSKALLNLYAKCGELDDCQKLFGQMGNSDPVNWNIVLSGFSGSRICDAEVMKLFFAMHSGGEAKPNPITIAITLPVCARLLNLYAGKSVHSYVIKSGWETDTLVGNSLVSLYAKCGLACKDAYAVFTSINHKDVVSWNAIIAGFVENKIMVDALELFRWMLKGPIEPNYATIANILPVCAFLDKDVPYCFGREIHCYVQRRTELLADVSVCNALVSFYLRVGWMEEAESLFRNMISRDLVSWNAIIAGYASHGEWLKALDLFRELLSLEVTGPDSVTVVSILPACAHLQNLHVGKEIHGYILRHPYLCEDTTVGNALVSFYAKCNHIKAAFQTFLMNSERDLISWNSMLDATVGSEYDTQFLGLLNWMLSEGIKPDSITILTIIHFCTSVFRVDKVKETHCYSIKASLLQGDVEPTVGNALLDAYAKCGNIEYAFKIFQSLSEKRNLITCNSMISGYVICGLHDDAYKIFNGMSDADLTTWNLMVRAYAENDSPVQALNVLQELQARGMKPDAVTIMSFLPVCAQMSSGHFLKQCHGYAVRACFVDVHLKGTLLDAYAKCGAIKYAYKLFQSSSHKDLVMFTAMVSGYAMHGMGEEALMVFSNMLELCVKPDHVIITAVLSACSHSGLVNEGLKIFNSIENIHGLKPTMEQYACVVDLLARGGKVEDAYSFVARMPIEANATVWGTLLGACRTHHEVELGRLVADRLFEIEADNIGNYVVMSNLYAADARWDGVIEVRKLMRTRDLKKPAGCSWIEVERRENVFIAGDSSHPQRSLIYTTLSTLDQQIKERIHF, encoded by the coding sequence ATGATTCACCTGGATTTTAGAACATGGAGCACCATAATCAGGAACTATTGTGTAGAATCCAGGCACAATGAAGCTTTGTCTATTTTCCTTCAAAATGTACGATGTTCGTCAGGCTACAAACCTGATCACCAAGTCTTTGCAGCCATTCTTAAATCCTGCACTGCCCTCTTGGCTATCaaattggggaaggttcttcATGGTCATGTTGTGAAGCAGGGTCATCTTTCCTGCCACTCTGTGTCTAAAGCTTTGCTTAACTTGTACGCCAAATGTGGTGAGCTTGATGATTGTCAGAAACTTTTTGGTCAGATGGGTAACTCTGATCCTGTCAATTGGAACATTGTACTGTCTGGATTTTCCGGTTCCCGAATATGTGATGCTGAGGTGATGAAATTGTTTTTTGCAATGCACTCAGGTGGCGAGGCTAAACCTAACCCTATCACTATTGCAATCACTCTACCTGTGTGTGCTCGCTTACTGAATTTATATGCAGGGAAGAGTGTGCACTCTTATGTGATTAAATCTGGATGGGAAACAGATACCCTTGTTGGGAATTCGTTGGTATCATTGTATGCAAAATGCGGGCTAGCATGCAAGGATGCATATGCTGTGTTTACTAGCATCAATCACAAAGATGTTGTTTCGTGGAATGCAATTATTGCAGGGTTTGTCGAGAATAAGATCATGGTTGATGCGCTCGAATTGTTCAGATGGATGTTGAAAGGACCAATAGAACCGAATTATGCAACAATTGCAAATATTCTGCCTGTTTGTGCCTTTTTAGATAAGGATGTTCCCTACTGCTTTGGTAGAGAGATACATTGTTATGTACAGCGGCGGACTGAATTGCTAGCAGATGTTTCTGTCTGCAATGCTTTAGTGAGCTTCTACTTAAGAGTTGGATGGATGGAAGAAGCGGAGTCGTTGTTCCGGAATATGATATCAAGAGATTTGGTTTCATGGAATGCCATAATCGCAGGATATGCATCACATGGTGAGTGGTTGAAAGCTTTGGACCTGTTTCGTGAATTACTCTCTTTAGAGGTGACTGGGCCAGATTCTGTAACTGTTGTTAGCATTCTTCCTGCTTGTGCACACTTACAAAATCTACATGTGGGGAAAGAGATTCATGGTTATATTCTTCGACATCCTTACCTATGTGAGGATACAACAGTGGGCAATGCCCTAGTTAGTTTCTATGCAAAATGCAACCACATAAAAGCAGCATTTCAGACATTTTTGATGAATTCTGAGAGAGACTTGATATCATGGAATTCTATGCTAGATGCCACAGTAGGGAGTGAGTATGATACTCAATTTCTGGGCCTATTAAACTGGATGCTCAGTGAAGGAATTAAACCTGATTCCATTACTATCTTGACCATAATTCATTTTTGTACTTCTGTATTTAGAGTAGACAAGGTTAAGGAAACACATTGCTATTCAATTAAGGCTAGTTTATTACAAGGTGATGTTGAACCTACCGTTGGAAACGCATTGCTTGATGCATATGCCAAGTGTGGTAACATAGAATATGCATTCAAGATTTTCCAAAGTTTGTCAGAGAAAAGGAATTTGATCACATGCAACTCTATGATCTCAGGTTATGTCATTTGTGGATTACATGATGATGCATATAAGATTTTTAATGGGATGTCTGATGCAGATCTCACCACCTGGAATCTAATGGTTCGAGCTTATGCAGAAAATGATTCTCCTGTTCAAGCTCTCAATGTGCTTCAGGAGTTACAAGCTCGAGGAATGAAGCCTGATGCAGTGACAATCATGAGCTTCCTTCCAGTATGTGCGCAAATGTCCTCAGGTCACTTTCTGAAGCAGTGTCACGGATATGCAGTTAGAGCTTGTTTTGTGGATGTCCACTTGAAGGGAACTTTGTTAGATGCATATGCAAAATGTGGTGCTATAAAGTATGCTTATAAGCTTTTTCAGTCAAGCTCCCATAAGGATCTGGTTATGTTTACAGCTATGGTTAGTGGGTATGCCATGCATGGTATGGGAGAGGAAGCACTTATGGTTTTCTCTAATATGCTTGAGTTATGTGTAAAGCCTGATCATGTTATCATCACTGCTGTTTTATCTGCTTGTAGTCATTCTGGCCTAGTAAATGAAGGGTTAAAGATATTCAATTCAATAGAGAATATCCATGGGTTAAAGCCAACAATGGAACAGTATGCCTGTGTGGTGGATCTCCTCGCTCGAGGTGGAAAGGTAGAAGATGCATATTCTTTTGTGGCTAGGATGCCCATTGAAGCTAATGCAACTGTGTGGGGGACACTGCTAGGTGCCTGTAGGACTCATCATGAGGTGGAACTGGGCCGTCTTGTGGCAGATCGTCTTTTTGAAATTGAGGCTGACAATATTGGGAACTATGTGGTGATGTCAAACCTGTATGCAGCAGATGCTAGATGGGATGGGGTCATAGAAGTAAGAAAGCTTATGAGGACTCGAGATCTGAAAAAGCCAGCAGGATGCAGCTGGATTGAAGTGGAGAGGCGGGAAAATGTTTTTATTGCTGGGGACTCTTCTCACCCACAAAGAAGCCTCATATACACTACATTGAGCACATTAGATCAACAGATCAAGGAGCGGATTCATTTTTGA
- the LOC126689218 gene encoding anthocyanidin 3-O-glucosyltransferase 5-like: METSKPHVALLPLPGMGHMIPYLGLGKLFATHHNFKVTIFLVSIDHSSQTESKTIISEMSNELCNIVQLPPVDITSLVDPNATIGVRLPVTMREIVPALRSSIATLKPCPTVLVTDIFGTDAFSVAEEFNMLKYVFFPSHAWILALTIYTPILDEEVKGEYVHEKEPLKIPGCASVRVEDLFDPLLDRTNQQYDEYVRAGIGIRMSDGVLVNSWEELQPKTFAALRDDKLLACVLNRPVYPVGPIVTQSGNSSKNDLLFEWLNKQPNQSVVYVSFGSGATLSHGQMIELAWGLEMSKQRFVWVVRAPTEESGDKAYLNGRNGDKNHDQLGYLPKGFVSRIQNVGLVISDWVSQVDILSHPSIGAFISHCGWSSTLESVLKGVPIIAFPLFAEQRMNATMLTEEFGMAVRLQVLPSKKVVGREEIQKKVRKIMVDKEGHGIRDRVNELKYSAEKASCKGGSSYNALSELAKGFEARMQLQN; the protein is encoded by the coding sequence ATGGAAACCTCAAAGCCTCATGTAGCATTACTTCCCCTCCCTGGAATGGGCCATATGATCCCATACCTCGGTCTTGGCAAACTCTTTGCCACTCACCACAACTTCAAAGTCACAATCTTCCTTGTCAGCATTGATCACTCATCACAAACGGAGTCCAAAACTATCATCTCAGAAATGAGCAATGAGCTCTGCAACATTGTGCAACTCCCCCCAGTTGACATCACTAGCCTCGTTGATCCCAACGCTACAATTGGTGTAAGGCTCCCTGTAACGATGCGTGAAATCGTGCCAGCCTTGCGGTCGTCAATAGCTACACTGAAGCCATGTCCAACGGTTCTCGTCACCGACATTTTTGGAACTGATGCTTTCTCAGTCGCTGAAGAGTTTAACATGTTAAAGTACGttttctttccttcacatgCATGGATCCTTGCATTGACTATCTACACTCCAATACTAGATGAGGAAGTGAAGGGCGAGTATGTTCACGAAAAAGAGCCACTGAAAATACCAGGTTGTGCTTCTGTTCGTGTTGAGGATTTGTTTGATCCTTTATTGGATCGGACTAATCAACAATATGATGAGTATGTGCGTGCAGGGATTGGGATTAGAATGAGTGATGGGGTTTTGGTGAACTCTTGGGAGGAGCTTCAGCCTAAAACTTTTGCGGCTTTGAGAGATGATAAACTACTTGCTTGTGTACTAAATAGACCAGTGTACCCAGTTGGTCCAATAGTAACACAATCAGGTAACTCATCCAAGAATGACTTGTTGTTTGAGTGGCTAAACAAGCAACCAAATCAATCTGTGGTGTATGTGTCATTTGGGAGTGGTGCAACACTCTCACACGGGCAAATGATTGAGCTAGCTTGGGGTTTAGAGATGAGCAAGCAAAGATTTGTTTGGGTGGTACGAGCACCCACCGAGGAATCTGGGGATAAGGCATATTTGAATGGGAGGAATGGTGATAAAAATCATGACCAACTTGGGTACTTACCAAAAGGGTTCGTGTCAAGGATCCAAAATGTTGGACTTGTGATCTCAGATTGGGTTTCACAAGTGGACATCTTGAGCCACCCTTCTATTGGAGCGTTTATATCTCATTGTGGATGGAGTTCAACACTGGAGAGTGTTTTGAAGGGTGTCCCTATAATTGCATTTCCACTCTTTGCAGAGCAAAGGATGAATGCTACGATGCTTACAGAGGAATTTGGCATGGCAGTCCGATTGCAGGTTTTGCCGTCGAAGAAAGTGGTGGGAAGGGAGGAGATACAAAAGAAGGTGAGGAAGATCATGGTAGACAAAGAAGGGCATGGAATAAGAGACAGGGTTAATGAATTGAAATATAGTGCTGAGAAAGCTTCGTGCAAAGGTGGTTCCTCCTACAACGCACTGTCTGAATTGGCAAAAGGCTTTGAGGCCCGCATGCAACTCCAGAACTAG